From one Esox lucius isolate fEsoLuc1 chromosome 11, fEsoLuc1.pri, whole genome shotgun sequence genomic stretch:
- the si:dkey-225f5.4 gene encoding uncharacterized protein si:dkey-225f5.4 isoform X1: MATEKAQALLERCDPEYIDLYDGEEYLEAGEAELMVPYLSESRSKQKILGRQLFVLDLMIQLLETLDSPGQLLNEPCSINLSNDAHVRWKALKTEYKDGVQEVETLITNLLDRLDKLHQKKDQLTSLLLVLENKKELSLQLEKSLQTARNTMRDCEGQLAKLRAGADVTLDRLANCQRLRDVLQGCLEETQGAMQYRLLSLGPSELQLELRPCFCGPPDQLEPLRLTVTWTPEDHFVLQVCLGTAGLLEESVRGRLTDLSTALLEVMQSYVSQGAMLTEIQALHSRFAIDWRPGQRLLVFLKSASVVCNIGVEEGYPSRGAATLISIRRDGELINTDILQPAQKAPSLTEWLEFLLSSPHV, translated from the exons atggcgACTGAGAAGGCTCAAGC GTTGCTTGAAAGATGCGACCCTGAATATATCGATTTGTACGATGGCGAAGAATATCTGGAGGCAGGGGAAGCAGAGTTGATGGTGCCCTATCTATCT GAAAGTCGCAGCAAACAGAAGATTTTGGGCAGACAGTTGTTTGTGCTGGATTTGATGATACAGCTTTTGGAAACTCTGGACTCCCCAGGCCAGCTACTTAATGAACCCTGCTCGATAAACCTGA GTAATGATGCTCATGTACGCTGGAAGGCCCTGAAGACTGAATATAAAGATGGAGTCCAAGAGGTGGAGACTCTGATCACCAACTTGCTGGACAGACTGGACAAACTGCACCAGAAAAAGGACCAACTGACTTCCCTGCTCTTAGTCCTGGAAAACAag AAGGAGCTGAGCCTGCAGTTGGAGAAGTCCCTCCAGACTGCCCGCAATACCATGCGTGATTGTGAGGGCCAGTTGGCCAAGCTGAGGGCGGGGGCTGATGTCACCCTGGACCGCTTAGCCAACTGTCAGCGCTTGAGAGATGT GCTACAGGGCTGCCTGGAGGAGACACAGGGGGCGATGCAGTACAGGCTGCTTTCCCTGGGACCCTCTGAGCTGCAGTTGGAACTGAGGCCCTGCTTCTGTGGCCCCCCTGATCAGCTGGAGCCCCTCAGGCTCACCGTAACCTGGACCCCAGAGGACCACTTTGTCCTGCAG GTGTGTCTGGGTACAGCAGGGCTGTTGGAGGAGTCCGTGAGAGGTCGTCTGACTGACCTCAGTACTGCCCTGCTGGAGGTCATGCAGAGCTATGTCAGCCAGGGAGCCATGTTGACTGAGATCCAGGCTTTGCACTCCAG ATTTGCCATTGACTGGCGCCCTGGCCAGAGACTGCTGGTGTTCCTGAAGAGTGCCTCTGTTGTCTGTAACATCGGGGTGGAGGAGGGCTACCCCTCGAGAGGAGCTGCCACCCTGATCTCTATTCGTAGGGACGGGGAACTGATCAACACAGACATCTTACAG
- the si:dkey-225f5.4 gene encoding uncharacterized protein si:dkey-225f5.4 isoform X2 → MVPYLSESRSKQKILGRQLFVLDLMIQLLETLDSPGQLLNEPCSINLSNDAHVRWKALKTEYKDGVQEVETLITNLLDRLDKLHQKKDQLTSLLLVLENKKELSLQLEKSLQTARNTMRDCEGQLAKLRAGADVTLDRLANCQRLRDVLQGCLEETQGAMQYRLLSLGPSELQLELRPCFCGPPDQLEPLRLTVTWTPEDHFVLQVCLGTAGLLEESVRGRLTDLSTALLEVMQSYVSQGAMLTEIQALHSRFAIDWRPGQRLLVFLKSASVVCNIGVEEGYPSRGAATLISIRRDGELINTDILQPAQKAPSLTEWLEFLLSSPHV, encoded by the exons ATGGTGCCCTATCTATCT GAAAGTCGCAGCAAACAGAAGATTTTGGGCAGACAGTTGTTTGTGCTGGATTTGATGATACAGCTTTTGGAAACTCTGGACTCCCCAGGCCAGCTACTTAATGAACCCTGCTCGATAAACCTGA GTAATGATGCTCATGTACGCTGGAAGGCCCTGAAGACTGAATATAAAGATGGAGTCCAAGAGGTGGAGACTCTGATCACCAACTTGCTGGACAGACTGGACAAACTGCACCAGAAAAAGGACCAACTGACTTCCCTGCTCTTAGTCCTGGAAAACAag AAGGAGCTGAGCCTGCAGTTGGAGAAGTCCCTCCAGACTGCCCGCAATACCATGCGTGATTGTGAGGGCCAGTTGGCCAAGCTGAGGGCGGGGGCTGATGTCACCCTGGACCGCTTAGCCAACTGTCAGCGCTTGAGAGATGT GCTACAGGGCTGCCTGGAGGAGACACAGGGGGCGATGCAGTACAGGCTGCTTTCCCTGGGACCCTCTGAGCTGCAGTTGGAACTGAGGCCCTGCTTCTGTGGCCCCCCTGATCAGCTGGAGCCCCTCAGGCTCACCGTAACCTGGACCCCAGAGGACCACTTTGTCCTGCAG GTGTGTCTGGGTACAGCAGGGCTGTTGGAGGAGTCCGTGAGAGGTCGTCTGACTGACCTCAGTACTGCCCTGCTGGAGGTCATGCAGAGCTATGTCAGCCAGGGAGCCATGTTGACTGAGATCCAGGCTTTGCACTCCAG ATTTGCCATTGACTGGCGCCCTGGCCAGAGACTGCTGGTGTTCCTGAAGAGTGCCTCTGTTGTCTGTAACATCGGGGTGGAGGAGGGCTACCCCTCGAGAGGAGCTGCCACCCTGATCTCTATTCGTAGGGACGGGGAACTGATCAACACAGACATCTTACAG